From the genome of Medicago truncatula cultivar Jemalong A17 chromosome 2, MtrunA17r5.0-ANR, whole genome shotgun sequence:
AGTGTGGATTCAACAATGTTGTCAAATTAATGAACATCATCGTGAATAATAACTTAGTTGTGAATGTAAGTACTTCTACACAGACTTTTTGAGTCTTTGATTATTTTACCCTAACAGGTATCATCCGCTTAACTCATTACCCTTCACTTTGTATTTATGATATTAGTGAATATATCAATGTTAATTAGGttaatttgacaaaataatcTTGCCTATactttatttatacattttggTTAATGAATCATCACAATGAACTTCATCTCATTCATATGTTGTTGCACATCTACTTTTTCATATCTAATGTAAGACTCTTGTTCAAACTTAACATACCAACATACCCTCGTTAATTTATGTGTAAATAATAGTAATATGATTTGAAGAATAAGCCTGAGTGAGTGATTGACAGccaattaagaagaaaaataaaaacttagtaCATTTTATGAGGTTCTTTTAACTAAGTTGATATTGATTtactcaaatccataattttttttaaaaaatatttgttttttaatataacaaatatttttattaagagaTATGGACCTAGTCTGTCTTGTTATGATGACCTTTTCTATACACTCCCATAATTAACCACTTGGTCACTAATTTCTCCACCAACCGCCCTATCCTATCTTTTAATTTATGAGTTGAAGAAAACAAGAATAAATACACAAcataattaacaaaagataaagtCATAGCCATATAAATATCACTAACCACTATATCGAAACATTGTCAAACATAGAAAGAAACAAAGATCCAGAAAAAGAGAAACCAGACATGGAAGGTTTACAAAGATCTGCAGTATCATTCAGAAGACAAGGTTCATCAGGGTTTGTTTGGGATGATAGGTTTCTACAAGAAGAAATAAACAAGATGAACCAGAATCAGAATCAACAAGAACAAGAAGACAAAGATGAGATCAAAGAGATGAACCGTGATGCAACATCACCACAGCTTGGACCAATCAATACTGTTCAAAGAAGTCGTTCCAACGGTGGAGGACGTGGTTACCGTACCGGAAAAGTTTCTCCGGCGATTGAGCCACCGTCTCCTAGGATTTCTGCTTGTGGGTTTTGTGGTGCTTTTGGGAAAGTTGGAGAGAAAAGGAAACCACCTAAGCATCGATcaaggtagttttttttttactgttttgTTGTATTTGTCGGTGGTTTGAAGCGTTACCGGAGATGGGATATTCCGGGGAAGGTGAAAGGTTTATGCTCTTTTGTGTAATGGTAATtacttaattaattagttacTTTAGGTTTGTGGGGTATAGTATAGTACCTAGTGGTTGAGTTCATCATGAATTCGTTttgttatgattattattaattaagaaCATAATGATGATgaatcatgttttatttttgcttttgcTTTCTTTATTATCACAAGTCTTTGTTTACACCGTCTACAATTAAATGTTTTAATTCTCTtagatatatattaatataggTAAGTAAATTATAAGTACTAGATAGAGATACATGTTTTACCGAAATTATAGTTCAACATGATAAAAATACATCTTATTGTTACTCAAACGCGGTGAATCGAGTTTGAATCTCAATCTTCCATCGGTGCATGTgagtttttaatatttattgtcATTTCGTTTATGTATCAAAACTACTACGATATATTAGTTTACACATTCGaatactttaatttatttatgtaagTAGCTAGCTTTTAATGTTAGCATACACAAATGTAAATGGTTTACAAGTACACAAGCTTACGCCATGAACATTTGTATAAATTGGTCATTGAGTTACCATTGAAGTGGTTCTTGTCTTTGTAAAGGGTTCTCAATTTAGTTTatgactctattaatatttcaaattaatatttgtttttgtataaaaaaaaaaaaaatcaatttgattcCTCGTCATGTGAGGAAAACATAAAGATATGAACTTAATTGAAAAACATTTGACAAATACATAGACTAGTTCCATGAAGCTACACTTATAAAACAAATTGTCTTtcagaaatttgaaattaaaatattggaaaaaaaaaattataaaattatgaagatttTGAATGATTCTAACAAAAATCCATTTTGAGGCTATAATAAGAATTTTTGTCCTCAAATAATATCAGAGAGTTTTGTCATCATCGtggaaatttcattttttctagaATTAAGCTCTTCCTTAGAGGAGGTAGAAAtcaaaaaatcttataaaaatttgagatgaattcattctattttttcctttttggaggacaaatttacatatttaaatttatgtgTTAGACATACGAATACCATATCCTGTCTATTTGGAGCTTAATgtatttcaaaagtttttaaaataattagaaaatatatttcgaaaaaggtttagatttttctttcaaaattaaaaaattcgctttttttatacaaaaaataaaatttttggtgataacttttttttctaaaagTTGATTTTTCAACTAAGCCTGACACCCTAACCTATTTAAACAAAACTCAGCTCGGCCTATTTTCACCCGTAGTGATGTCTCTCCATGTGTAGGACTTTATCTGAAAAATATTCTTCTTCAGTCGGATACTCCACAAGGAAATACAAGATCTTATGTTGTTAGAGCCAAATCCTGATATTCATTATGATTTCTAGTGATAATGAGGTACTCTGTACATAAATATTGGAACATGTAGATGAACCCTTCATattagatttgattttttttttcttctactaaTCAACGTCTTCACCATCACGCTTCCTTGATTAATCACATAAAGTAGTTGCTTCTTCCAAATTAGAACAATTTAGCATTTTAATCCAAAATCTCTGAGGTTGATCCGATGAAAAAACTCATGACCATTTTAATCTCGTAAGTTGACACACTCGGTTCAAACATAGGGAATCTGTAATGATTCAAGATAGGTCCATTAGAATATTATAAGTCCAAGTTATATTAGGTGATGAGTTATGTTTTCTAGAAAAATCCACTGTGACAGAGTCATAGGTGAAGTTATTATAATATCAAGgttataaataagtgatttatCATTGTTATGATtatcaaatgaatgaatgaaaaatttaattatgttaGAATAATATAGTCGtaatttttgtcctttttaGAGTATGATATCTCTCATATAGGAACAACTCAAAAGTTGTTCATTACAGAATTAGTACAATAGAAGAATTCAAGCAGGAGAGAACATAGCTAGTATTAAACTCAATGAATTACTGGTTCTAATTCTCCGGATCTTAGGATGAAAATTGTTAGAAAACATGACTTGTAAAGATTAGTGAGATTGTTATTGATAGAATGAATAAAGATTAGTTATTATATGACTTATATAtagaagggttaaatatgtttttgtattttttaatgaaattgtacagAAATATGTagataatattgtaaaaatatctccaaaaaaataaattagaattttttaacaaaacataaattatacatgaatttttaacctctaaaaatatcctcttaaaaaaaacccgccaaaaatataaaaattcatatttaactcatattttgttaaaaaattctaatttttttgggagagatttttataattttataaatttttctgcaaaattttattcaaaaatatgaattctacatatgagtttactttaaaagagggactaaaagtgaagatgaaaattgTTTGGGGACTAaaggttgaagaaattttttaaagggactaaaaataaaaagttgatatatttttaaggaccaaaaacatttaactgtgtatataaaataagaaattaatgGGTTCGATGTCTTTTGTATAGaatatttcaatctaaatgGGGAAACAAGATTAGAACTAAAAATCTGCAGAAAGAAATTCCGTTCCTTGCAAGGTTTGGTAAGACTCACAACAAATTCTTCAATGAAATTAGACAGTTTTCTAACATAACCACATTCTAAGTTAGGTGTATGGTGCATAAATGTTGTCCTGTGGACAAATTTGTTTCTACAAATTTGTCATTCCTAGCTTTCCAAATCAACCAAATTGAAGCATGCCAAATAAGACGACGGTCCCGGATGATCTTCTTGTTCGACGACCCCACATTCCAACACAACCAATGATTGAACAAGTTTTGAGGGATAATAAACGTATTACCCACCC
Proteins encoded in this window:
- the LOC11433077 gene encoding uncharacterized protein At1g15400, with product MEGLQRSAVSFRRQGSSGFVWDDRFLQEEINKMNQNQNQQEQEDKDEIKEMNRDATSPQLGPINTVQRSRSNGGGRGYRTGKVSPAIEPPSPRISACGFCGAFGKVGEKRKPPKHRSR